In one Pseudomonas fitomaticsae genomic region, the following are encoded:
- a CDS encoding thioredoxin family protein, whose translation MTIPTRYSALPPTYRKVLKARRLVVLYFFNEHCGACVSSGPVFLEIAKPFRPWMDIFMLDTAQCCRHPDVTGTPTVLFYKEGVLIKHLKGIGSEESLLQDFTQHLGKTRHFAAPRKLPHDMNWLRHTLSTLCTIPRAKRWNFS comes from the coding sequence ATGACGATACCGACTCGATATTCAGCGTTGCCCCCGACGTACCGGAAAGTCTTGAAAGCCAGGCGTCTTGTCGTCCTGTATTTCTTCAACGAGCACTGCGGTGCCTGCGTGTCTTCCGGCCCCGTTTTTCTCGAGATTGCCAAACCCTTTCGGCCCTGGATGGATATCTTCATGCTCGATACCGCACAGTGTTGTCGGCATCCGGATGTCACGGGGACGCCAACGGTGTTGTTCTACAAGGAAGGTGTTCTGATCAAACACCTGAAAGGCATTGGTTCGGAAGAATCCCTCCTGCAAGACTTCACCCAACACCTCGGCAAAACCAGACACTTCGCTGCACCGCGCAAACTGCCCCATGACATGAACTGGCTTCGCCACACCCTCAGCACCCTCTGCACCATCCCCCGCGCAAAACGATGGAACTTTTCCTGA
- a CDS encoding GGDEF domain-containing protein, translating into MYKTIEDEVLKKTAPAELWSEFIQHEFERLHRFCLLIYLASISVWIVFDLIVSFLGGQGFTWRSMVFLTVFSIQAVILLFTRKAVHFDILNILFIVAMTIGVRLLIDGLPASFQPAWLVLGASSMLYSISVLPISRWSFYTSQGVIWLVLNPFFGTEVGLFELKGVMTIAYAVFLCGLTIYTFLKLREAKLYNYIMSKLLLDQAYNDTLTEIPNRRSFMTRAGKTLQAVPREHDHYLAMIDIDNFKKVNDVYGHDIGDEVLKRIAADIKTVMSRFEYARLGGEEFAIYLAGVRREDVEALAGELCRVVREQPTRHPVTISIGVARVADGDTLNQALIKADEALYESKHTGKDRYTFHQ; encoded by the coding sequence ATGTACAAAACCATTGAAGACGAAGTCCTGAAAAAGACCGCGCCCGCCGAACTGTGGAGCGAGTTCATCCAGCATGAATTCGAGCGGCTGCACAGGTTCTGCCTGCTGATTTATCTGGCGAGCATCAGTGTCTGGATTGTCTTCGATCTGATCGTCAGTTTCCTGGGAGGCCAGGGTTTTACCTGGCGATCGATGGTGTTTCTGACGGTGTTTTCGATTCAGGCTGTCATTCTGCTGTTCACACGAAAGGCAGTTCATTTCGACATTCTGAACATCCTGTTCATCGTCGCCATGACCATTGGCGTGCGACTGCTGATCGATGGCCTGCCCGCGAGTTTTCAACCCGCATGGCTGGTACTGGGCGCCTCGAGCATGCTTTACAGCATCTCGGTTCTGCCCATCAGCCGCTGGTCGTTCTACACCTCGCAAGGGGTGATCTGGCTGGTGCTCAATCCGTTTTTTGGTACCGAAGTCGGGCTGTTCGAACTCAAGGGCGTGATGACCATCGCTTACGCGGTGTTTCTCTGCGGGTTGACGATCTATACGTTTTTGAAGCTGCGCGAGGCCAAGCTCTACAACTACATCATGTCCAAGTTGTTGCTGGATCAGGCCTATAACGACACCCTTACCGAAATCCCCAACCGTCGCTCGTTCATGACCCGCGCCGGAAAAACCCTGCAAGCCGTACCACGCGAGCATGACCATTACCTGGCGATGATCGACATCGACAACTTCAAGAAAGTGAATGATGTGTACGGCCACGACATCGGCGATGAGGTGCTCAAGCGCATCGCGGCAGACATCAAAACCGTGATGTCACGCTTCGAATACGCACGATTGGGCGGTGAGGAGTTTGCGATCTATCTGGCCGGTGTGCGCCGCGAGGATGTCGAGGCGCTGGCCGGGGAATTGTGCCGGGTGGTGCGTGAGCAACCGACCCGGCACCCGGTAACCATCAGCATCGGTGTGGCCCGGGTTGCGGACGGCGACACCCTAAACCAGGCCCTGATCAAGGCTGACGAAGCACTGTATGAGTCAAAGCATACCGGCAAGGACCGGTACACCTTTCATCAGTGA
- a CDS encoding MerR family transcriptional regulator, whose translation MKIGELAQQSGLSASSIRFYEAQGLIPKVERQGNGYRRYPPQVLQTLNIIRSAQQAGFSLEELKQLLPAAGTGEFKHDELVAGLTRKVEQIEVMQQHLAQSKARLLEVIENIQSKPEGMSCGANADRVLSTLYP comes from the coding sequence ATGAAAATCGGTGAATTGGCGCAGCAGAGTGGCTTGAGCGCTTCGAGCATTCGCTTTTACGAGGCCCAGGGGCTGATTCCCAAAGTGGAGCGGCAGGGCAATGGCTACCGACGTTACCCGCCACAAGTGCTGCAGACCCTGAATATCATCCGCAGCGCCCAGCAGGCCGGGTTTTCCCTGGAAGAACTCAAACAGTTGTTGCCGGCTGCCGGAACCGGTGAATTCAAGCACGATGAACTGGTGGCAGGTCTGACGCGCAAGGTCGAGCAGATCGAAGTCATGCAACAGCATCTGGCCCAGAGCAAGGCGCGGCTGCTGGAGGTGATCGAGAACATTCAGTCCAAGCCCGAAGGCATGAGCTGCGGTGCGAATGCCGACCGCGTGTTGTCGACGCTTTACCCGTAA
- a CDS encoding TerC family protein, with protein MEWLADPTAWLGLLTLIVLELVLGIDNLVFIAILADKLPPHQRDRARIIGLSLALIMRLGLLASISWLVTLTAPLFEVFGKSFSGRDLIMLFGGVFLLFKATMELHERLEGHIGERSTNTAYALFWPIVAQIVVLDAVFSLDAVITAVGMVDELAVMMIAVVVSIGVMIVASKPLTRFVNAHPTVIMLCLGFLMMIGFALTAEGLGFHIPKGYLYAAIGFSILIEIFNQIARARRKRSMQGLRPMRERTAHAVMRLLGGRKLAVEEVGEEISDLLDNGEAPSAELFDRRERVMISGVLQLAERPIRALMTVRADVDHIDLADDAEAIRTRLMHSSYSRLPLIRNGAVDEPLGFVHKKELLKEYLAGNEPNLEHLARKTVNLLDSYSILNALEQMRAASTHIAFVVNEFGDFVGVLTMTDILESIAGELPDASEIAGPDVVEEQGGYIVNGALNLTRIREHTGFRAEPTEDYQTLAGLVMSLLDRLPMKGDRLEHEGWGMTVMAVEERRVTRVLLVREA; from the coding sequence ATGGAATGGTTAGCGGATCCCACGGCATGGTTGGGCTTGTTGACACTGATCGTGCTGGAACTGGTACTGGGTATCGACAACCTGGTGTTCATCGCGATCCTGGCGGACAAACTGCCGCCCCATCAGCGCGACCGCGCACGCATCATCGGTTTGAGCCTGGCGCTGATCATGCGTCTGGGCCTGCTGGCGAGTATTTCCTGGCTGGTCACCCTGACGGCGCCGTTGTTCGAAGTGTTCGGCAAGAGCTTCTCCGGCCGTGACCTGATCATGCTGTTCGGTGGTGTGTTCCTGTTGTTCAAGGCGACCATGGAATTGCACGAACGCCTGGAAGGCCACATCGGCGAGCGTTCGACCAACACCGCTTATGCGCTGTTCTGGCCGATCGTCGCGCAGATCGTCGTGCTCGACGCGGTGTTCTCCCTGGACGCGGTGATTACGGCCGTGGGCATGGTCGATGAACTGGCGGTGATGATGATCGCGGTGGTTGTGTCCATTGGTGTGATGATCGTGGCCAGCAAGCCGCTGACCCGCTTCGTCAACGCCCACCCGACGGTGATCATGCTGTGTCTGGGCTTCCTGATGATGATCGGTTTTGCCCTGACGGCCGAAGGCCTGGGCTTCCACATCCCGAAAGGTTATCTGTACGCGGCCATTGGTTTCTCGATCCTGATCGAGATCTTCAACCAGATCGCCCGCGCCCGTCGCAAGCGCTCGATGCAGGGCTTGCGTCCGATGCGTGAGCGTACGGCCCACGCGGTGATGCGTCTGTTGGGTGGTCGCAAACTGGCGGTGGAAGAGGTCGGCGAGGAGATTTCCGACTTGCTGGACAACGGTGAAGCGCCGAGCGCGGAGCTGTTCGACCGTCGCGAGCGGGTGATGATCAGCGGCGTGCTGCAATTGGCCGAGCGACCGATCCGCGCCTTGATGACTGTACGTGCCGATGTCGATCACATTGATCTGGCGGACGACGCCGAGGCTATTCGTACACGGTTGATGCATTCGTCCTACTCGCGCTTGCCATTGATTCGTAACGGCGCAGTGGATGAGCCGTTGGGCTTCGTGCACAAGAAGGAGCTGCTCAAGGAATATCTGGCCGGCAACGAGCCGAACCTTGAACATCTGGCGCGCAAGACCGTCAATCTGCTGGACAGTTATTCGATCCTCAACGCACTGGAACAAATGCGTGCGGCCTCGACCCACATTGCCTTTGTGGTCAACGAGTTCGGTGACTTTGTCGGCGTGTTGACCATGACCGACATTCTCGAATCGATTGCCGGTGAACTGCCGGACGCCAGCGAAATCGCTGGCCCCGACGTGGTCGAGGAGCAGGGCGGGTACATCGTCAACGGTGCACTGAACCTGACCCGCATCCGCGAGCACACCGGTTTTCGCGCCGAGCCGACCGAGGATTACCAGACCCTTGCCGGGCTGGTGATGAGCCTGCTGGATCGCCTGCCGATGAAGGGCGACCGACTGGAACATGAAGGCTGGGGCATGACCGTGATGGCAGTCGAAGAGCGGCGGGTGACGCGGGTGTTGTTGGTGCGTGAGGCCTGA
- a CDS encoding NfrA family protein codes for MKPVRRHTLLMGSLLLGLSTAYPLQAAPLSDFEQFRSYPYMDRSYREAKKGNWKEVERLMRHLLEKVPKNDEARALLVESLAKQRRYKEALQALPDNSDALLDLRLTWIEQDPPTSTQVENWMATSSLNDRVRLWQAYSLSLAKFGGAAKAHDWLAQLAPKGDDNILRLARANWSEQLRDWSGTIEQLAPLAARKQLDAEGWQRLANAYVQRLDEKPLQQLLQQAPSPEAARNIRLAMVDRAIAMGHEQQAQRWMQSLPASDLADPAQRQRLWELARKTEDVPTVQRLSNDLQRPCLETAEWLSRQDPEAALKQLRSCTPTDDPQTWLVLAQRLQATDLLQSTRLPEPWDSRRQTQVLDIWQEQGRNAEVNAWLAGQKQTPDIIKRRAELTQRMGRMIEAQTLWELHYRQTGNLSSLNQATYLAVNAGDRAHAQQLLESAFDRHGGHLPATALQRLAGLYAAAPSTTPEQQRRMALLLNRVDGATRGQLLAQLAETGQCDAVQQAIGSHPQAAGDYRALGRCAMPDRPGEAVVYYQQAEKLGDRGSRLPLAYALEAAGDSAGALAIWRSFPAAELSDNARLTASRSALNVGDSQTAETYWQQSTIRGANEWALGAAIADARGDHAQALQRQRQALQQTPDAGHFYAASVTAQKAGDLPQSTAWLAEAVRREPSNPRYRADYGMRLAGAQTREERATAIPYLQQATRDFPEDYRLGETLAWRYDEVEDSASARKELRRVIDLEQNPVAADDEDGSMEARRYRQRRAHETLSRRDSRTIASTWSPAGISTNDFVRPDDSKGSRRRSDSQNVQLAMWDHALGEEPSRAGSTLSVYGRVLLGGQGRSSYAESLAAGVGLRYKPWGTQNINFYGEIYKQSQFGDDDSHSLSLGQMLVPEKLFDQVNDHRNDGHTTTDYLLRATASFLDQGKYRNDWRVDENDWDERFLYLDAAWWTKAGDHQWLSRFQQGHAWKLPFSGAQTIMPYGFLEFASQDPSNDWRQDLRTGVGLRWQWWYDEDRYNAYRSKLTVRTEYQQSLGGNLYEGGNGVLLGVEWNF; via the coding sequence ATGAAGCCTGTGCGTCGTCACACCCTGCTGATGGGCAGCCTGCTGCTGGGCCTGAGCACGGCGTATCCGTTACAGGCCGCGCCACTGAGCGACTTTGAACAGTTCCGCAGCTATCCCTACATGGACCGCAGCTATCGCGAGGCGAAAAAGGGCAACTGGAAAGAAGTCGAACGACTGATGCGCCACTTGCTGGAAAAGGTTCCGAAAAACGACGAGGCCCGGGCGCTGCTGGTGGAATCCCTGGCCAAGCAACGCCGTTACAAGGAAGCGCTGCAAGCGTTGCCGGACAACAGCGACGCCCTGCTCGACCTGCGCCTGACCTGGATAGAACAGGATCCGCCCACCAGCACTCAAGTAGAAAACTGGATGGCCACCAGCAGCCTGAATGACCGCGTACGCCTCTGGCAGGCCTACAGCCTGAGCCTGGCCAAGTTCGGCGGCGCGGCCAAGGCCCATGACTGGCTGGCACAACTGGCGCCCAAGGGTGACGACAATATCCTGCGTCTGGCCCGCGCCAACTGGTCGGAGCAATTGCGCGACTGGAGCGGCACCATCGAACAACTCGCGCCACTGGCCGCACGCAAACAACTGGACGCCGAAGGCTGGCAACGACTGGCCAACGCCTACGTGCAGCGCCTCGATGAAAAACCGCTGCAGCAACTGCTGCAACAGGCGCCGAGTCCCGAGGCGGCGCGCAACATTCGTTTGGCGATGGTCGACCGCGCCATCGCCATGGGCCACGAGCAACAGGCCCAGCGCTGGATGCAGTCGTTACCGGCCAGCGACCTCGCCGATCCGGCGCAACGTCAGCGTCTGTGGGAGCTGGCGCGCAAGACCGAAGACGTGCCTACCGTGCAGCGCCTGAGCAACGATCTGCAACGGCCCTGCCTGGAAACCGCCGAATGGCTGTCGCGCCAGGATCCGGAAGCCGCGCTCAAGCAACTGCGCAGTTGTACGCCGACGGACGACCCTCAAACCTGGCTGGTACTCGCCCAGCGCCTGCAAGCCACCGACCTTTTGCAAAGCACTCGTCTACCGGAGCCTTGGGACAGCCGACGGCAAACGCAGGTACTCGACATCTGGCAGGAGCAAGGTCGCAACGCCGAGGTCAACGCCTGGCTGGCCGGTCAGAAGCAGACGCCCGATATCATCAAGCGCCGTGCGGAACTGACGCAACGCATGGGCCGAATGATCGAAGCGCAAACCTTGTGGGAACTGCATTACCGGCAAACCGGCAATCTTTCCTCTCTCAATCAGGCCACTTACCTGGCGGTAAATGCCGGTGATCGCGCCCATGCCCAGCAATTGCTGGAATCAGCGTTCGATCGTCATGGGGGGCATCTGCCGGCGACGGCGTTGCAGCGTCTGGCCGGTTTGTATGCCGCAGCGCCATCCACGACGCCGGAGCAACAGCGGCGCATGGCGCTCCTGCTCAACCGGGTGGACGGCGCCACGCGCGGCCAACTGCTCGCGCAACTCGCGGAGACCGGCCAGTGCGACGCCGTGCAGCAAGCCATCGGCAGCCACCCGCAAGCGGCTGGCGATTACCGCGCGCTCGGTCGCTGCGCCATGCCTGATCGCCCGGGTGAAGCCGTCGTCTATTACCAGCAGGCTGAAAAACTCGGTGATCGCGGCAGTCGTCTGCCGCTGGCCTATGCCTTGGAAGCGGCCGGTGATTCTGCCGGTGCGCTGGCCATCTGGCGCAGCTTCCCGGCCGCCGAACTCAGCGACAACGCACGTCTGACGGCCAGTCGCAGCGCGCTGAATGTCGGCGACAGCCAGACCGCGGAAACCTACTGGCAGCAGAGCACCATTCGCGGCGCCAATGAATGGGCCCTCGGCGCAGCCATCGCCGATGCACGGGGTGATCACGCCCAGGCACTGCAACGTCAGCGTCAGGCCCTGCAGCAGACACCGGATGCCGGGCACTTCTACGCTGCATCGGTCACCGCGCAAAAGGCCGGGGACTTGCCACAAAGCACCGCGTGGCTGGCCGAAGCGGTACGCCGCGAGCCGAGCAACCCGCGTTATCGCGCCGACTACGGCATGCGTCTGGCCGGTGCCCAAACCCGTGAAGAGCGCGCCACGGCGATTCCGTACCTGCAACAGGCCACCCGCGATTTCCCCGAGGATTACCGCCTCGGCGAAACCCTGGCCTGGCGCTACGACGAAGTCGAAGACAGCGCCTCCGCGCGCAAGGAACTGCGTCGGGTGATCGATCTGGAGCAAAACCCGGTGGCGGCCGATGACGAAGACGGCAGCATGGAAGCCCGGCGGTATCGCCAGCGCCGCGCCCATGAAACCTTGTCTCGTCGTGACAGCCGAACGATTGCCAGCACCTGGTCGCCGGCCGGGATCTCGACCAACGACTTCGTGCGCCCGGACGACAGCAAAGGTTCACGCCGTCGCTCGGATTCGCAGAATGTGCAATTGGCAATGTGGGACCACGCCTTGGGCGAAGAACCAAGCCGCGCCGGCAGCACGTTGTCGGTGTACGGTCGCGTCTTGCTGGGCGGACAAGGTCGCTCCAGTTACGCCGAGTCCCTCGCCGCCGGTGTCGGCCTGCGCTACAAACCGTGGGGCACACAGAACATCAACTTCTACGGCGAGATCTACAAGCAGAGTCAGTTCGGCGATGACGACAGTCACAGCCTGAGCCTCGGCCAGATGCTGGTGCCGGAAAAGCTGTTCGATCAGGTCAACGATCACCGCAACGACGGCCACACCACCACTGATTACCTGCTGCGCGCCACCGCCTCATTCCTCGATCAGGGCAAGTACCGCAACGACTGGCGTGTCGACGAAAACGATTGGGACGAGCGCTTTCTCTACCTCGATGCCGCATGGTGGACCAAGGCCGGCGATCACCAGTGGCTGTCGCGATTCCAGCAAGGTCACGCCTGGAAACTGCCGTTCAGCGGAGCCCAGACGATCATGCCTTACGGCTTCCTCGAGTTTGCCAGCCAGGACCCGAGCAACGACTGGCGCCAGGACCTGCGCACCGGTGTCGGTCTGCGCTGGCAATGGTGGTACGACGAGGATCGCTACAACGCCTACCGGTCGAAACTGACGGTTCGCACCGAATATCAACAGTCGCTGGGCGGCAATCTGTATGAAGGCGGCAACGGTGTGCTGCTGGGCGTGGAGTGGAATTTCTGA
- the wecB gene encoding non-hydrolyzing UDP-N-acetylglucosamine 2-epimerase codes for MSFKVMMVFGTRPEAIKMAPLARVLRQWPDITLNICSTGQHREMLTQVLDAFELTVDEDLQVMTQGQTLNGLSQHLLALLDQAYERVKPDIVLVHGDTTTSFIAALAAFNRQLPIGHVEAGLRTGNLRAPWPEEANRRLTGVITDLHFPPTSKSAANLLREGVPEDNIEITGNTVIDALLWMRKHQQEIDWHPPADSPLSAIDDQRRMILVTSHRRENLGDGFRNICQALAELAEQYPDVQFVYPVHLNPLVQEVVYGMLADKPNIYLVPPQDYPNFVWLMGRAHFILTDSGGVQEEAPAIGKPLLVLRDVTERPSVLESGTMLLVGTDKARIVKETRQLLDDPDTYARMSRVHFPYGDGHASELIATRLHAWLSARSAAGKEV; via the coding sequence ATGTCCTTTAAAGTCATGATGGTTTTCGGTACTCGCCCGGAGGCCATCAAAATGGCCCCGCTGGCCCGGGTTCTGCGTCAGTGGCCCGACATCACACTCAACATCTGCTCCACCGGTCAGCATCGCGAGATGCTCACTCAGGTGCTGGATGCGTTCGAACTGACGGTCGACGAAGACCTGCAAGTCATGACTCAGGGCCAGACCCTGAACGGTCTGTCGCAGCATCTGCTCGCCCTGCTCGATCAGGCCTACGAGCGGGTCAAGCCGGACATCGTCCTGGTCCACGGCGACACCACCACCAGCTTCATCGCCGCCCTCGCCGCCTTCAATCGCCAGCTACCCATCGGTCACGTCGAAGCCGGTTTGCGTACCGGCAACCTGCGCGCGCCGTGGCCCGAGGAAGCGAATCGACGCCTGACCGGCGTAATTACCGATCTGCATTTCCCGCCGACCTCCAAGTCCGCCGCCAATCTGCTGCGTGAAGGCGTTCCCGAAGACAACATTGAAATCACCGGCAACACCGTGATCGATGCCTTGCTGTGGATGCGCAAGCACCAGCAGGAAATCGATTGGCATCCGCCCGCCGATTCGCCCCTGTCGGCGATTGATGACCAGCGCCGGATGATTCTGGTCACCAGCCATCGACGGGAAAATCTCGGCGACGGTTTCCGCAATATCTGCCAGGCCCTGGCCGAACTGGCCGAGCAATACCCGGACGTGCAATTCGTCTATCCGGTGCACCTCAACCCGCTGGTGCAGGAGGTGGTGTACGGCATGCTGGCCGACAAACCGAACATCTATCTGGTGCCACCGCAGGACTACCCGAACTTCGTCTGGCTGATGGGCCGCGCGCACTTCATCCTGACCGACTCCGGTGGCGTCCAGGAGGAAGCGCCGGCCATCGGCAAACCGCTGCTGGTACTGCGCGACGTCACCGAACGCCCTTCCGTGCTCGAGAGCGGCACCATGCTGCTGGTCGGCACCGACAAGGCGCGCATCGTCAAGGAAACCCGCCAACTGCTGGACGACCCGGACACCTACGCGCGCATGAGCCGCGTGCACTTTCCCTATGGCGACGGTCACGCCAGCGAACTGATCGCCACCCGCCTCCACGCCTGGCTGAGCGCGCGCTCGGCGGCGGGTAAAGAGGTATGA
- the nfrB gene encoding cyclic di-3',5'-guanylate-activated glycosyltransferase NfrB produces MSLGWVDFFAYVLFGLKYVAIALALLMFILGLDDLFIDLVYWSRKFIRRWRIYEKFKRADEERLYSIPEKPLAIMVPAWNEVGVVGEMARLAASTIDYENYQIFVGTYPNDAETQADVDAVCQHYPNVHKVVCARPGPTSKADCLNNIIDAILRFESEAKIQFAGFILHDAEDVISPMELRLYNYLLPNKDLIQIPVYPYAPEWKGFTAGHYVDEFAENHGKDVIVREALTGQVPSAGVGTCFSRKAISALLEDGDGIAFDVQSLTEDYDIGFRLKQKGMKCIFARYSVSDPKLALEQPWVFGMNREFSQVICVREHFPRDLQHAIRQKSRWIVGIVFQGTKNLGWSRKGLLNYFLWRDRRGLIAYLLSFLVNLLFLVLLAMWAVTIISPDSWRYPSILADSSLLSVLLWLNGLMLLNRLFQRGWFVTRYYGLVEGLLSAPRMMWSNFVNFFANLRALRQVMEMGDSRRVAWDKTTHEFPALTKAQRTPLGHRLVEKGLLTEEQLEAAITSPVRRRLGRELLLREYIDSTQLVETLSEQLDLEWAPLNPFKLDKRLIDTVPRRVASHYGVLPVAEEGDTLILASEGPVSQVSLGAISRQLKRPVRSRLAPQGRVTLGIRYWYASPRQNEEVRHMLEVLERHQDDEALLERVSRHQVLLGNLLQVRGMVPPTLFNQALIDFDAEKMSLGEHLISRGMITQEVLEQALADQASEQQAAYRIVREVA; encoded by the coding sequence ATGAGTCTGGGTTGGGTCGATTTCTTTGCGTATGTGCTGTTCGGTCTCAAATACGTGGCGATTGCCCTCGCCCTGCTGATGTTCATCCTCGGCCTCGATGACCTGTTCATCGACCTCGTCTACTGGAGCCGCAAGTTCATCCGGCGCTGGCGGATCTACGAGAAATTCAAGCGTGCCGACGAGGAACGCCTGTATTCGATTCCCGAGAAACCGCTGGCAATCATGGTGCCGGCGTGGAACGAAGTCGGCGTGGTCGGTGAAATGGCGCGCCTGGCCGCCTCGACCATCGACTACGAGAACTATCAGATTTTCGTCGGCACCTACCCCAACGACGCCGAAACCCAGGCTGATGTCGATGCGGTGTGCCAGCACTACCCCAACGTGCACAAGGTGGTCTGCGCCCGACCCGGCCCGACCAGCAAGGCCGACTGCCTGAACAACATCATCGACGCAATCCTGCGCTTCGAGAGCGAAGCAAAAATCCAGTTCGCCGGGTTCATCCTGCACGACGCCGAAGACGTGATTTCGCCGATGGAATTGCGCCTCTACAACTACCTGCTGCCGAACAAGGACCTGATCCAGATTCCGGTCTACCCCTACGCGCCGGAGTGGAAAGGCTTCACCGCCGGGCACTACGTCGACGAGTTCGCCGAGAACCACGGCAAGGACGTCATCGTCCGCGAAGCCCTCACCGGCCAAGTGCCCAGCGCCGGTGTTGGCACTTGCTTCAGCCGTAAAGCCATCAGCGCCCTGCTGGAAGACGGCGATGGCATTGCCTTCGATGTGCAGAGTCTCACCGAGGACTACGACATCGGTTTCCGCCTCAAGCAGAAAGGCATGAAATGCATCTTCGCCCGTTATTCGGTCAGCGATCCGAAACTGGCGCTGGAGCAACCCTGGGTGTTCGGCATGAACCGCGAATTCTCCCAGGTGATCTGCGTCCGGGAACACTTCCCACGTGACTTGCAACATGCGATCCGGCAGAAGTCCCGGTGGATTGTCGGCATCGTGTTCCAGGGCACCAAGAACCTCGGCTGGAGCCGCAAGGGTCTGCTCAATTATTTCCTGTGGCGCGACCGTCGCGGGTTGATCGCCTACCTGCTGAGCTTCCTGGTGAACCTGCTGTTCCTGGTGCTGCTGGCGATGTGGGCGGTGACGATCATCTCCCCGGACTCGTGGCGCTATCCCTCGATCCTCGCCGACAGCTCGCTGCTCTCGGTGTTGCTGTGGCTCAACGGCCTGATGCTGCTCAATCGTCTGTTCCAGCGCGGCTGGTTTGTCACTCGTTACTACGGATTGGTCGAGGGTCTGCTGTCGGCGCCGCGCATGATGTGGAGCAACTTCGTCAACTTCTTCGCCAACCTGCGTGCCCTGCGTCAAGTCATGGAAATGGGCGATTCGCGGCGCGTGGCCTGGGACAAGACCACCCACGAATTCCCGGCACTGACCAAGGCGCAACGCACGCCACTCGGCCATCGCCTGGTGGAAAAAGGCCTGCTTACCGAGGAACAACTGGAAGCGGCGATCACCAGCCCGGTGCGCCGTCGACTCGGCCGCGAACTGTTGCTGCGTGAGTACATCGACAGCACTCAGCTCGTCGAGACATTGTCTGAACAGCTGGATCTGGAATGGGCACCACTCAATCCGTTCAAGCTCGACAAACGCTTGATCGATACGGTGCCGCGCCGGGTCGCCTCCCACTACGGAGTTCTGCCCGTGGCAGAAGAAGGCGACACGCTGATTCTGGCCTCCGAAGGCCCGGTCAGTCAGGTCTCGTTGGGCGCCATCAGCCGTCAATTGAAACGCCCGGTGCGCAGCCGTCTCGCACCTCAGGGCCGCGTCACATTGGGGATTCGTTACTGGTACGCCAGCCCCCGCCAGAATGAGGAAGTGCGTCATATGCTCGAAGTGCTTGAGCGCCATCAGGACGATGAAGCCCTGCTGGAACGGGTCAGCCGCCATCAGGTGCTGCTGGGCAATCTGTTGCAGGTGCGCGGCATGGTGCCGCCAACTTTGTTCAACCAAGCGCTGATCGACTTCGATGCCGAGAAGATGTCACTCGGCGAGCATCTGATTTCCCGGGGCATGATTACCCAGGAAGTACTGGAACAGGCCCTGGCCGATCAGGCCAGCGAACAGCAAGCCGCCTACCGTATTGTCCGGGAGGTCGCATGA
- a CDS encoding DUF4434 family protein: MARWMLCLCLLMSATVAKADERVFYQPLNVDAGLTQAQWQKVWQDTTKQGARTVIVQWTAYGDSDFGGANGWLANSLQLAQRQGLQLVLGLAMDPAYYKRIDELDSAGLGAYWQAQLGQSLVQQLKLRQDWKLPVSGWYLPLELDDLHFLAADRRATLQRQLKDFAAKLDAPLHVSAFSAGKLAPAVNGQWLGELTAAGAQVWWQDGAGTGRLSPLVRNGYASALPCSVGIVREAFRQVSREGEPFRAEPASLDATSTGCHQSAVFSLRYRPWGSVILDNQRKHPGSNVQNH; this comes from the coding sequence ATGGCTCGATGGATGTTGTGTTTGTGCCTGCTGATGAGCGCCACTGTCGCGAAGGCCGATGAGCGGGTGTTCTATCAGCCGCTGAATGTCGATGCCGGCCTGACCCAGGCGCAGTGGCAGAAAGTCTGGCAAGACACCACGAAACAAGGCGCGCGTACCGTGATCGTGCAGTGGACGGCCTACGGCGACTCGGACTTCGGCGGCGCCAATGGCTGGCTCGCCAACAGCCTGCAACTCGCTCAACGACAAGGCCTGCAACTGGTGCTTGGCCTGGCGATGGACCCGGCTTACTACAAACGGATCGATGAACTGGACAGCGCCGGCCTAGGCGCCTACTGGCAGGCGCAGTTGGGCCAGTCGCTGGTCCAGCAGCTTAAGCTGCGCCAGGACTGGAAGCTGCCGGTCAGCGGTTGGTATCTGCCGCTGGAGCTGGACGACCTGCACTTTCTGGCGGCAGATCGACGGGCCACGCTTCAGCGTCAATTGAAGGATTTCGCTGCGAAGCTGGATGCGCCGCTGCATGTCAGCGCCTTCAGTGCCGGCAAGCTGGCCCCGGCGGTCAATGGTCAATGGCTGGGCGAATTGACGGCGGCCGGTGCCCAGGTCTGGTGGCAGGACGGCGCGGGCACCGGTCGTTTGTCACCGCTGGTGCGCAACGGTTACGCCAGTGCACTGCCCTGCTCCGTGGGGATCGTGCGCGAAGCCTTCCGGCAGGTCAGCCGCGAGGGCGAGCCCTTCCGTGCCGAACCGGCCAGCCTGGATGCAACCTCGACCGGCTGCCATCAGAGCGCGGTGTTTTCCCTGCGCTATCGACCGTGGGGTTCGGTAATCCTCGATAACCAACGCAAGCATCCGGGCAGCAATGTACAAAACCATTGA